The DNA region caggattgtgtaaatgtgttgcgactagattaattcataactaacccatcacacctcaaaaattagtgaaaccacttttattagtttatttatactattatttacgtaggaaaaataatagtagacatgaaaaaattaattacagtgctatttattaacatattcatttttatgcttgtgaactttgtaaaaatcatagagaaattaataaaactctaaataaagtgaaatcaattttaaagatcttcttaagatacgttctacacaagaaaaatatgtgtttgcatgttaagcttttccttaacatgagttaataactgagctgcacgcttcaacttttttcatttttttcaaacttcctccctatagaatatgatgcaaacgacattatttttgaaattgtttttcacagaaggtcttagaattgtgtctagtttttttaggatttttttgaatttttttatttttttttcaaattttttgaattcaaatttggttaccgttcggtttctgaaaccgagccgAACCGAGATGTCCAGTTATCGTGtattttggtcggttaccgaaaattttttgaaccctggcAGACGGGGAATGAAACCTTGCACGAGTTCGTACGCCGCTTCAACAATATACGGAACTACATTCCCAAGGTCAATGACTACAACGTCATATAAGCCTgagatgcattgaagacatcACCATCTAGGAGCCTGAGACAATCAAGGAGTTCATGAAAAATCATTGATGAGTCTGCCAAGGTTGAAGACGTGCTTctcttcatcaaggagaagactCGGGGCATCTAACGTCCTCAACCCGGGCACGAGGGTGACAAGGTCAAGgctaagcacaagaagaacatcaagggaggtaagggcaagaaaaataattctgagaaagtttttgcagatctgtTTGACACTCATCCCAACAAGCGTCCTATTTCTTCTCAGGGCAAGAACTCTACACCAATCTCCAGCGAACATGATGGTAAGCCTTGGTGTGACCTCCACCAAATCGATAACCATAGCTTCCACGAGTACCACCtctagaagaagatggtcaaagcgaAGGTCAAGAAAGCGgtcaaaggaaagaagacccaggtcgCAGTCTAGAGTAGGGATTCCAACTCTAGTGGTAGTGAGGATGACACGGATCCGATGTCTTTTCAATCAGGCAAGAGGACGATTGAACAACATGTTCGGTGGTTCTGCATCTTACGAGCCCAAAGCAGTATAAgacggtggcccgagaagttttAGCCATCATCCCCAAGGGTCGTCACACTGTTAAGTGGTTGAACATTGAGATCTCCTTCCGTCAAGAAGATTGCCCTGATAATTTCGTACAGTCAAGCCGCTTCCTGATAGTGGTCGAGCATACGATAAATAACTGTAGGGTTACATGAGTTCTTATTGATAGAGGGATTTTCCTGAACATTCTCTTCGCTAACGCACTCGAAGGGATGCAAATCTCTCGATCTACTATCAAGTTGGTTACTCAAGCCTTTCATATTGCTCTCTGTTACCTTCGAGAAGCATGCCAACTTTCGAATAGAAAAGATTTTGTTCGATGTGGTCGACTTCAAGACACCATACAATGCTATCTTGGGATGACCTACTCTTGCTAAATTCATGGCAGTCATGCATTATGCTTATCAGTGTTTGAAGATCTTAGGACTCGAGGGAGTCATCACCGTCCAGGGTTGTCACAAGACAGGTCTCTACTGCGACAAACGGAGTCTCGACATGgcagttcaacaccaaccaagcgtgggacccaagagctcaaggatcaagataGATAAGAAGCCTATGTCGTGACCATGATCATAAAGCCTCGAGATGTAAACCCAGAAACTCGGGGGTTTGGTTCCACGACTAATTCGGAGCCCATTTAACAGCGCTTATGCTACCCCCAAAGTAATAAGGGTCACTGTTTATCAGTTTAATCTAATATGTGTCATTTATCTTTAAGATAATAGGTCTACACAACTCGTTTGTTGTTAATAATCTCTGTAAGTCTCAAGTGTAAGTATTAAGAGTTGGGACGAGATCATATTGTCTGGGAAGTTGATcgaattctttttctaccttaCTCGTCTTTCTACGCATCCTCATGCTCGACAAGTGGGGTAAGCCACTTCTTGGGTCCTTCATCCCAAATGTGCACCTAGGGCGACAAAAAGTTTTTATCAACTCAAAGGTAATATGAACTCTCTTTGCACTATTACATTTTTACTATGTAAACTATCTACTCAAAATCCTTTTTTTCAAGTAGACAGTCGGGAGCTTAACAATTATTAGGCACTGaaaaccaaaaacaacataTGGTGTACCTTCTGAAAACAAATTCTAATGAGAAGAGAAATCATGTTGCGAACTCAAGATTACAAAAAGGCTCCTTATCACGTTCCACAAGTGATTGAGGGCTACAACGCCTCCCACTTAAGTAGACCTAAGGCTGGTCATAATAAGCGCTCCAACTAGGAATCAACATGTCTCGTACTAATCGAAGGAAAAAAGTTAGTAAGAGGATCATGATATGCAGTCAAAAGCGTCCAGCATGAAGTACTCCCATCGAAtatgaaaatcatctaaattTCAATTATATTAACAAAATCTACCAAGTATTTGCTACATACTACAgggtaaaggaaaaaaaactaagataAGCCATTGTTCAGAAACTTATGCCCATACACATACTCAAGATTCTAAGACTGTCCATCTGAGAATCATTCCTAGATAATTAGTTGGGCGCTTTACATACATTAGGACTACCAAAGTTGTCATGTGCGTCATATTTCTGACGAGAAGGAAGAAATATCTTTAGGAACCACAGAAAACCTTATCGTGTCCCCGAGTGCCTGAGAACTAAGATGTTTTCCATTCGGAGTCTGACCTAAGGTGATCGTGATGAACATTCCAATAAAACCCCTAAGTTACTCGAAAGAAACAAACGTCAAATACTTGTTTGAACTTCCCTTGCATTCACGAGAGGATTCACAGTCATACATAGGCATTGCAGTAGAAATACGAAcctttcatttaacaagattttgagtTCTTTTACAAATAAGCTAAGCGAAAGAGGATGACAAGAAGTCCTAAAAGATCTATTCGACGAAGAGGAATGTGATACTTCCTTGACTCTCTCCAACCATCGACACCGACAGAGAGGATGGGGTCATCAAACACTCTGGCCCCCAGTTGAACTCGCGGTGTAGCTACCtaatcattgacatctccgaCAATGATGGGTTTGGGAGAGGCATTGGCTCCCTGCCGTCATCATCGGTGTCGCTGCTCCGGTTACTCCCTCTGGCCATCCTCATCGAAATAACACGAGGAGGGAGAGGGTGAAGCAGCCAGCATCTTGCTGTCTTTAACGGAGATGCTGTCGGATGCCTCCCTTTTCTTCGCCTTAGTAGTCGCCTCTTGTTCCTCTATTTTCGCCTCCAAGAGATCccagtccacctcatcttggactGAAGACGCCGAGGGCTTGTTGTCTTTAATAGGGACACTGCGAGTCGCTTCTTTCTATTCATCCTCCTCATCGGAGGAGATGACGATAACCTCCACCACCGAACAAGATTCGATGGGAGACGACGGCGGGGTAAGGGGTGAGTACTCggaggaagatgaggaataATTAGGAGAAGAAGGTGTGTATTGAGGCAAAGGAACATCTTCCGTGATCAGTTTAGGTTTGATGCAATCGAGCTCCAGCACTTGGGATTTTATATAAGCCAACGGGTCAAAAGACGCGTCGCTTCATCTTTGAACATTAATTTTGGGTGTGGCCACATTATGAGCCATGGATGCCCAAGCGACGTACATTCATCAAGGCTATATCTTTTCAGCTTGCTCGCACAGATAAAGAGGCAGTCAACGGTGCAGCCGTTTATCCgttagattttttttgtgtaTGGGGTACAGTCAAAAAGGCAGTACGATAACTCTTTTGTGTTCGTGACGAAgaatcttttcaccactaagCTAAATTTCTACTGCGATAGTTCAACTTTCGAGCCTAACTAGCGATAAGTCTTATCTCTCCCGTACCTTTGTAAAGACGTGATGATATTATCAGATCAATCAGAAAATCTATTTCAATGAAATACCTTCTCATAAACTTGTCTGAGAACTCGGAGATGCTTAAAATATGGAGCAGGTAATATGAGAAACCAAAAACTTAGACGGTGCAGCCGTTTATCCGTTGGATTTTTTTTGTATAGGGTACAGTCAAAAAGACAGTACGATAACTCTTTTTGTGTTCGTGACAAAGAATCTTTTCATCACTAAGCAAAAATTTTACTGCAATAGTTCAACTTTCGAGCCTAACTAACGATAAGTCTTATCTCTCCCGTCCCTTTATAAAGACGTGATGATATTATCAGATCAATCAGAAAATCTATCTGAATGAAATACCTTCTCATAAACTTGTCTGGTAACTCGGAGATGTTTAAAATACGGAGCTGGTAATATGAGAAACAAAAACTTAATTAGATGTTTAATCTTAATTGAGAACTCCAGTCTTACTCGATGGCACCGGGCTCTGTGGCCCCTGGGTCGTGAACCATACTTGGACGTGTCCCAAGTGCGGCAGACCTTCCGGGCTCGTGAGACCTTTACACCCACCACCTGTTCGACCAAAACCCGACGCCGCCTCCCGGCAATGCCGCCGCGCGCGGCGCTCCGCCGCCTCCTACCCACCCACCTCCATCCCGTCGCTCGCCGCGCCCCCcgtccgccgcctccaccgacCGACGAGGGCCCCCTCCCCGACCCGTATGCGCTCCTCGTCCACGACCCCATcgacctcctctcctccctgtGGCGCCGCGCGTTCGCGCACCCGCTACCGTCCCCCTTCCCCAACCTCTCCGGCTACGCCTCCCGCCTCGACCTCTGGCTCCTCTCCTACCAGCGCGCCTGCGCCCACGCCACGGGCACCTTCCCGCCGCGCCAGGCCGTTCCGCTCCCCACCCTCCactccctcctccgcctccgcgccgccgcaCTCCGCCGCCACCCCGCCTTCCCCTGGGGCGCCTccacccacctcctcctccactcccCCGCCGACCCGCCCTCCACCGTACCCGTCTCCCGCCGCAAGCTCGCCGCCCGATTCGCCGACGCGCCGCCCCCGTTCCAGGACCGTGTCGTCcaggagctcctcctcctcctccttgagccCGTCTTCGAGCCGCGCTTCTCTCCCAAGTCCCATGCGTTCCGCCCCCGTCGCGGGCCCCACACCGCCATCCGCTCTGTCCGCTCCCGCTTCGCCGCCTACCTTTGGTTCGTCTCCGCCGACCTCACTGCTGTGGTCGACGGACTCTCGCCGGACACCATCCTGTCATGCGTCCAGAAGGCTGTATCCGACCGCAAGGTGCTCTCATTGCTCAAGTCGGCGCTCAACACCCCTGTCCGGCCTGGGTCTGTTCCGCCACCGGAGAAGGACATCGATGGGCTGGCCAAGAAGAGGCTGAAAAGGAAGGTGCTCAGGAAGAGTAGGAAGAAGAAGGTGCTTAACGAGAATGAGCCCAAGCCTGACCCATATTGGTTGAGGCTGTTCTTTGGATTTGGGCCGGAACAGGCGCAACATGTGCCAAGTTATGGGCATTGTGGGATTATTAGCCCTTTGCTCGCCAATGTGTGCCTTAACGAGCTGGATTGGTGGATGGAGGAGAGGATTAATGATTACTTTTGCCCGTCCAAGCATGATTCGATTTGGAAGGAGGCGGGTGATGAGGGATGCCACAATCCTGCGTGGCCTGAGTTTGTCCCATCAAGTGGGAAGGACAAGACGAGGAAGATGGACTACCTTAGATTTGGTTCCCATGTCCTTATTGGGATCAGAGGGCCGAGGGAGGATGCAGTTGAGATAAGGAGATATCTGATGGAATTTTGCGAGAAAACATTTGGTTTAAGGCCAGAGAATTCGGTGGTGGAAATTGAGCACATCACAAGGGGGATCGAATTCTTGGATCACGTGATCGCACGCAGGGTCATCTACCCGACCTTGCGATATACTGCCAGTGGAGGGAACATTGTGAGCGAGAAGGGTGTCGGAACATTATTGTCTGTAACAGCAAGCCTGCAGAGGTGCATAAGGCATTTCAGGAAGCTTGAGCTTGTAAAGGGGGACAGGGACCCTGAGCCATTGCCATGTTCACCGATGCTGTACTCTGGGCAGGCCCACACTAATTCTCAGATGAACAAGTTTCTTGAGACCATGGCTGATTGGTACAGGTATGCAGACAACCGGAAGAAGATTGTAGGATTCTGTGCATATGTTATAAGGAGCTCACTGGCAAAGCTTTACGCGGCAAGGTATAGACTCAAGTCTCGAGCTAAGGTTTACAAGATCGCATCACGTGATCTTAGCCGCCCGTTGAGAGAGAGCACAAGGAACGATGCACCAGAATACTCTGATCTCTTGAGAATGGGACTTGTTGATTTTATTGAGGGTGTACAATTTGCACGCATGTCATCGATTCCATCGTGCGACTACACACCTTTCCCTAGAAACTGGGTACCACACCATGAACTTGTTTTGCGAGAGTATATTAAGCTGCAAGATCCGAAGTTCTTTTGTGAACTTCACAAGACTATCAAACGGCAGGAAATAAATTCACCGCAGGATGATGTATCAAGGATGGTGTGGTACTATAAAGTTTATGGTGTTTATGACGACAAAAGATCCTTAACGAAAGCCAAGGAATTGAGAAATGATGAAGTTGTCAATGGGAACAAGCAACTCCTATTGGATACATAATTCTGACTCCTATGCTCCTCATTGTTTGTAGAAATACTGATCCGTGGTATTTCAGTTGCATATCTGTCAGATTTTTCTGTTGTGAATTAACTTTTATCGGATGAATGACCCTATTCTCATTATTTGTAGATAATAATGACAGGTGATATACAAACAGCATATCAGCTAAAAATGGTACCATTAACAATTTATTCTGTAATGCCTGCGTTTTGAACGGGGCCTTCACCAAGGATCATTGATGTGCTACATGACATCTCAGATGAGGTTCATCTTTGGTGTATGGCAGGGGCCAAGGGGCTTAGGGCCCTGTGGCCAGGATAGGTGCTTTTTCTTGGTCCGGGTCATGTTTTCTTGGCGTGGTGTGTCTGTTTAACTGagctatgtgtgtgtgtgtgtgagtgaGGGTGTTCTTCTCTGACTGTACACTCCCTTCGGGGAGAGTACTTGTACTTGGTCCGACTCTTCTCTCTTTAATACAATGATACACAACTCTCCTacgtgtttgagaaaaaaatcatttattCTGTCGCGTAGAAGTATAAGTTTGAATGTATACAACAGCACTTCACATTTTCTTTACATAAAAACTCATATATTCTCATGACGAGGCATGCCATGCCAATTTTGCCATTTCATTTATTTGTTCTGCTTCTAAAGTTAATGTTTCTACAGCAGTGGAGCACTAGTGCTTCCCAATTATTGACAACTGTAATACAGGAATACAGCCAAATATTTAATTGCTTTTCAAATTTAAACATAAATTAGTTTGCTTGTAAGCTTTACCACTTAATTATGTTAGTTTACCCCGTCTTTTTAAGCTTCTAGATGCCACCTATTCGATCCTTATACTAGCATTATTTGCCTAATATGGTAGCATTGTCAGTTTGTCTTGTTTGGGAGGCTAGGACTTAGGAGCTGTATGGAGTAGGGTAAAAAAATTGTAGGATGTTGGGGGCAATTTGCTAAGTAccatcacaaaaatcacaaaagttgaaaaatatcatcggtgtgaggatgacatgtgggccagTCAATGGTATTTTCCAATATGGGCACTTTTGTGAAGGTATCCACCTAattttgcctttttcttttattgtcaTATCCACTATACATGGTATTTAATTTGTGAGCTTGTACtatttctgttttctttttttttcttgtactCCAAAAGGATACAAGCTTGAGGTATAGAGGTACTAAAATTCTACAGGCTTCCACattcattgatcaattcaagtaTGTTAGATGTAATAGTGAAGCACACCGCACTGGACTTATGTAAGTTATATATTTCTTGGGACTTCTGGAGAAACTATAGATTGAATTTGCTTATCCTATTTTTTCAGTGTAAATAATCATAATATTTTCTTAAGTTCGTGCATACTCTAAGAACTCAGCAATGCATAGTTTCCTTGATAATGTTACCTTTTTTGGACCTTGGAGCTTCTAAACTAAATCTGTATTGAGGGCCATTTTTGTGGAGAGAAAGCTCATGCTCAAAAGCTAAGTTATAATACAGCAAGAGCTTAACCCGCTTTCTATGTACCTGCAGGATTTCAAACTCAAGACTTTGAAATGAAATGTGGAATTTCTCATTGGGATCATTACAGAATGGCGATTCCAGCATGACTTGCCAGGTTGTTCAAAAAGTATCATTTTCTGTCTTTTCACCTACTTCATTTATCTGTATTGATTATTGAACTATTGATTTAATATCTCCTTTGTTGGTCAAACTCGTTGTAGGTCCGATTCAAATATATGTACAGGAGAAAACTAGGAGTTGACAAATTAGTGCATGAACTTGCTAAATATTGATTATGCATTTTGCATACAGCAATCCATTATTGTGAGTTGTGACCTAATATTGCTCATCTTGAGTCTCGTTATTCTTAATTGATGTTGTAGTTGTACTTCGACCTTCACGGTTCCATGCTATTACTTTGAATCTTGGTAGAGACTAGAGAGCATAAATTAGTCTTAAGAGTCAC from Phragmites australis chromosome 8, lpPhrAust1.1, whole genome shotgun sequence includes:
- the LOC133926849 gene encoding nuclear intron maturase 1, mitochondrial, with product MPPRAALRRLLPTHLHPVARRAPRPPPPPTDEGPLPDPYALLVHDPIDLLSSLWRRAFAHPLPSPFPNLSGYASRLDLWLLSYQRACAHATGTFPPRQAVPLPTLHSLLRLRAAALRRHPAFPWGASTHLLLHSPADPPSTVPVSRRKLAARFADAPPPFQDRVVQELLLLLLEPVFEPRFSPKSHAFRPRRGPHTAIRSVRSRFAAYLWFVSADLTAVVDGLSPDTILSCVQKAVSDRKVLSLLKSALNTPVRPGSVPPPEKDIDGLAKKRLKRKVLRKSRKKKVLNENEPKPDPYWLRLFFGFGPEQAQHVPSYGHCGIISPLLANVCLNELDWWMEERINDYFCPSKHDSIWKEAGDEGCHNPAWPEFVPSSGKDKTRKMDYLRFGSHVLIGIRGPREDAVEIRRYLMEFCEKTFGLRPENSVVEIEHITRGIEFLDHVIARRVIYPTLRYTASGGNIVSEKGVGTLLSVTASLQRCIRHFRKLELVKGDRDPEPLPCSPMLYSGQAHTNSQMNKFLETMADWYRYADNRKKIVGFCAYVIRSSLAKLYAARYRLKSRAKVYKIASRDLSRPLRESTRNDAPEYSDLLRMGLVDFIEGVQFARMSSIPSCDYTPFPRNWVPHHELVLREYIKLQDPKFFCELHKTIKRQEINSPQDDVSRMVWYYKVYGVYDDKRSLTKAKELRNDEVVNGNKQLLLDT